A stretch of the Aminipila terrae genome encodes the following:
- a CDS encoding glycosyl hydrolase family 18 protein, whose translation MCATIKDKMVLFVLMAVLVLGIPTTGFAGEKNVSDSFKIIGYYSGDLFNEPVEKLQTDKMTHIMYAFLIPSADGTVKPLNKPEQLAAVVNKAHSDKCKVYIALGGWSDGGVPLAGTFEKVAADNNLRSKLVSSVVDFTISNNLDGVEIDWEHPNAATIADYEKLVVDLSKALQSKGKNLTAAVNGAWSTTAGPEVSKLMTDKCLNSFEFINVMGYDMNNQDHSPLWFGTTSINYWLNRGVSPDRIVLGMPLYARPSWLQYRNLVEQDVTNAYKDYAATTPNVSYYNGLNTLREKTSIAMKKAGGVMFFDVNEDVDWRDTELGKYSAVSEVYKTVENAKELTRAEMQNYVTVVLNNQVLEFNKKAGTGVPFLDNNHRTMVPMRKLLESIGAGITWDNASRTVTATKSFPANNEYPAGRNVVVRVTIGDSFITVGGTV comes from the coding sequence ATGTGTGCGACAATAAAAGATAAAATGGTTTTATTCGTTTTAATGGCAGTTCTTGTTTTAGGAATACCAACGACAGGATTTGCTGGTGAAAAAAATGTATCTGACAGCTTTAAAATCATAGGGTATTATTCAGGTGATTTATTTAATGAACCTGTGGAAAAACTGCAGACCGATAAAATGACCCATATAATGTATGCTTTTCTCATCCCCAGTGCAGATGGAACAGTAAAGCCCCTAAATAAGCCTGAACAGTTGGCAGCAGTAGTGAATAAAGCCCATTCAGATAAATGTAAAGTATATATTGCCCTGGGAGGATGGTCAGATGGAGGCGTTCCTCTGGCAGGGACTTTCGAAAAAGTGGCTGCAGATAATAATCTAAGAAGCAAACTTGTAAGTAGTGTTGTTGATTTTACAATATCCAACAATCTGGATGGAGTGGAAATTGACTGGGAACACCCCAATGCTGCTACAATTGCCGATTATGAAAAATTAGTAGTGGATTTATCAAAAGCATTGCAGAGCAAAGGGAAAAATCTTACTGCTGCGGTAAATGGTGCATGGTCTACAACTGCAGGCCCTGAAGTATCAAAGCTTATGACCGATAAGTGCCTGAATTCTTTTGAATTTATAAATGTAATGGGATATGATATGAATAATCAGGATCACAGTCCCTTATGGTTTGGTACCACATCCATTAACTATTGGCTTAACAGGGGCGTATCCCCAGATCGGATTGTGCTTGGAATGCCTCTTTACGCAAGGCCCAGCTGGCTTCAGTATCGGAACCTGGTAGAACAGGATGTAACAAATGCGTATAAAGACTATGCAGCTACAACTCCCAATGTTTCATATTATAATGGCTTGAATACCTTGAGGGAAAAAACATCCATCGCCATGAAAAAGGCTGGAGGAGTAATGTTTTTTGATGTAAACGAGGATGTTGACTGGCGCGATACTGAACTTGGAAAATATAGTGCAGTTTCGGAGGTTTATAAGACGGTAGAAAATGCAAAAGAGTTAACAAGAGCAGAAATGCAGAATTATGTTACAGTTGTTTTAAATAATCAAGTTTTAGAGTTTAATAAGAAGGCAGGCACAGGAGTACCATTTTTAGATAATAACCATAGAACGATGGTTCCTATGAGAAAACTGCTTGAAAGCATAGGAGCTGGAATTACCTGGGATAACGCTTCCAGGACAGTGACCGCTACTAAGAGCTTTCCTGCCAATAATGAGTATCCGGCAGGAAGAAATGTTGTTGTAAGGGTAACTATTGGAGATAGTTTTATAACTGTTGGGGGAACCGTGTGA
- a CDS encoding outer membrane protein assembly factor BamD, whose protein sequence is MTKRLLGLFLLITIIALLGACGEKKETESTESPKVIKQQAEKLVKDKLLSSYKEMGLDIEKYEISNIKLAAQVPYGKGGTFDYYSVQIRLKPRHPEQTKKIEKRDQIKITSDNEGWIVKNSGIGDIFISAFHEGKELYEFLWLREKELPRDKKGKLDFRGFTKYRYGQISPVKVEEEYTFLINGTKISIGQNDKGKLPLTDAKITKRDPGDLMRGATSCRKIWKSKEICAETYTYFEKHYEPVLRMATTDPQVKTNRGIGVGNTAEELFKAYGIDNLVFSSKNFGGEWFNSFAEEQKLLKDNDNWTCFGFTGKDTTQNYIAFYMKEGKVTAIEMGTGFDYKPFEKKEIQYPLEVEPLINDHIDEPSVMKYDVELPKVKSSVNGSDNLNALIQLDFQKIIEYSQKGKYEPDVNNYSYPWVEINYSVSNLNGVAVLNIFTKYSSAAGSGSSSEVKSYYYDTTCGARLSEEAALFKMGYSKENIIKYFKFFWPEDYKDYGDESQFYFDKTGEPVFVIYQSV, encoded by the coding sequence ATGACAAAGAGATTGCTGGGGTTGTTTTTACTGATAACAATAATTGCCCTGCTGGGAGCTTGTGGAGAAAAGAAGGAAACGGAAAGTACGGAAAGCCCAAAAGTGATAAAACAGCAAGCGGAAAAGCTGGTAAAAGATAAACTGCTGTCCTCATATAAAGAAATGGGACTTGATATAGAAAAATATGAAATCAGTAATATCAAACTGGCAGCACAGGTACCTTATGGTAAAGGTGGTACTTTTGATTATTATAGTGTTCAGATCAGATTGAAACCCAGACATCCTGAACAAACAAAAAAAATAGAAAAGAGGGATCAGATTAAAATCACCAGTGACAATGAGGGCTGGATTGTAAAGAATTCTGGTATTGGAGATATTTTTATTTCTGCTTTTCATGAGGGTAAAGAACTCTATGAATTTTTATGGCTCCGGGAAAAAGAACTTCCGAGAGATAAAAAAGGAAAATTAGATTTCCGTGGATTTACTAAATATCGTTACGGGCAGATAAGTCCGGTAAAAGTTGAAGAGGAATATACCTTCCTTATTAATGGTACAAAGATAAGTATTGGGCAAAATGATAAAGGAAAGCTGCCATTGACTGATGCCAAAATAACTAAAAGAGACCCGGGGGATTTAATGCGGGGAGCTACAAGCTGTAGAAAAATCTGGAAATCCAAAGAAATCTGTGCAGAAACCTATACCTATTTTGAAAAGCATTATGAACCAGTATTAAGAATGGCTACAACAGACCCTCAGGTAAAAACCAATAGGGGAATTGGCGTAGGAAATACGGCGGAGGAACTTTTTAAGGCTTATGGTATAGATAATCTGGTCTTTTCCAGCAAAAATTTTGGTGGAGAGTGGTTCAACAGTTTTGCGGAGGAACAAAAACTATTAAAAGATAATGATAACTGGACCTGCTTTGGATTTACAGGAAAAGATACAACCCAGAATTACATAGCCTTTTACATGAAGGAAGGTAAAGTGACAGCAATTGAAATGGGCACAGGTTTTGATTATAAACCATTCGAAAAGAAGGAAATTCAGTATCCCCTGGAAGTGGAGCCTCTGATCAATGATCATATAGATGAACCTTCTGTGATGAAATATGATGTGGAACTTCCAAAAGTCAAATCCTCAGTGAATGGAAGTGATAACTTAAATGCCCTTATTCAACTTGATTTTCAAAAAATAATAGAATATTCCCAGAAAGGAAAATATGAACCAGATGTAAACAATTATTCATATCCTTGGGTTGAAATTAATTATAGTGTTAGCAATTTAAACGGCGTTGCGGTTTTAAATATTTTTACAAAATATTCATCTGCTGCAGGTTCCGGGTCTTCTAGTGAGGTTAAATCGTATTATTATGATACTACTTGCGGAGCAAGGCTGTCAGAAGAAGCCGCATTATTTAAAATGGGATATTCCAAAGAAAACATTATAAAATACTTTAAATTTTTCTGGCCGGAAGACTACAAAGACTATGGAGATGAAAGTCAATTCTATTTTGATAAAACAGGTGAACCAGTTTTTGTTATATATCAGTCTGTTTAA
- a CDS encoding lysine exporter LysO family protein yields MTFMPFICLGVGLLVSIRQLPGKILQVVDWVINIALIVLMLTIGMNIGINDSVMLNLPVIGLNCVVISLSAIIFSVLLVILVEKTLLPLSALQEKLYLEKMDVSKEVDISQEEEKKTSPLVWIMPVSIIAGVVIGYTLLQESFSVYLNYSLYGSLILLYTGVGISLGTNRKVFRYVKILGFKIIYISLAIFIGSLTGGALAGIILGLPLHVSMLSAGGMSYYSITGAYMTQVYGIETGTYGFMVNVMREFFTVIFLPVLIKLSKGSPIAGGAAGNMDTMLVPVTKFVGPELGLVALITGVILTFFVPFELPLLSNIMNSIL; encoded by the coding sequence ATGACTTTTATGCCGTTTATTTGTTTAGGTGTTGGTTTACTGGTAAGTATCAGACAACTGCCGGGAAAGATTTTACAAGTTGTAGACTGGGTTATTAATATTGCTTTAATTGTGTTAATGCTGACAATAGGAATGAACATAGGTATTAATGATTCAGTTATGCTGAATTTACCCGTGATCGGATTAAATTGTGTGGTCATATCCCTAAGTGCAATTATATTTAGTGTTTTATTGGTTATTTTAGTAGAAAAAACCCTGCTGCCTCTTTCGGCACTGCAGGAAAAACTGTATCTGGAAAAAATGGATGTGAGCAAGGAAGTGGATATTAGCCAGGAAGAAGAAAAGAAGACTTCACCATTAGTCTGGATTATGCCAGTAAGCATTATAGCTGGTGTAGTGATAGGTTATACACTTTTACAGGAGAGCTTTTCTGTATATCTGAACTACAGTCTGTATGGCTCATTAATTCTTTTATATACGGGAGTAGGCATAAGCCTTGGAACGAATAGAAAAGTGTTCAGGTACGTTAAAATACTGGGTTTTAAAATTATTTACATATCGTTGGCTATCTTTATAGGAAGTTTAACTGGAGGAGCCTTAGCTGGGATTATCCTTGGTCTGCCTTTACATGTATCTATGCTTTCAGCAGGGGGAATGAGTTATTATAGCATAACTGGGGCATATATGACACAGGTATACGGCATAGAAACAGGAACCTATGGCTTTATGGTAAATGTAATGCGGGAATTCTTCACTGTAATATTCCTGCCGGTTTTAATAAAACTCAGCAAAGGAAGTCCTATTGCAGGTGGTGCAGCTGGAAATATGGATACCATGCTGGTGCCTGTAACTAAATTTGTAGGGCCGGAGCTGGGGCTGGTAGCACTAATTACTGGTGTGATATTAACGTTCTTCGTTCCTTTCGAATTACCATTGCTATCAAACATAATGAATAGTATACTATAA
- a CDS encoding LysR family transcriptional regulator produces the protein MGYTKYKAFLKVVELNSFTKAGKCLGYTQSAISQMLNSLEEELHTTLLFRNKSGIKITNEGIELLPFIKEVCNSYDTLNERAISINNIDKGIIKIGLVHSVAHTWLSDIMVEFREKYPNVTYEFTLGNSKEIQDMVKNQSIDFGFMYSPVISELIGVKLTDEELCLIASPNNILNRKITFEELPELNFVCSKENEEFTLLEELALKKGIRLNKVLESPDFLSSVAMAEKDLGLTVINKTLAKKLKYNVKVIELAFDTKKEIIVVLNDLNRISRTGKCFLDSLVEKYC, from the coding sequence ATGGGTTATACAAAATATAAAGCTTTTCTCAAAGTGGTTGAGTTAAACAGCTTTACAAAAGCCGGAAAATGTCTGGGATATACTCAGTCTGCCATTAGTCAGATGTTAAACAGTTTAGAGGAAGAACTTCATACGACCCTCTTATTTCGAAATAAATCCGGAATAAAAATAACAAATGAGGGAATTGAACTTTTACCTTTTATTAAAGAAGTATGTAATAGCTATGATACTTTAAATGAAAGGGCTATATCTATTAACAATATTGATAAAGGCATTATAAAGATTGGCCTGGTACATTCAGTTGCCCATACCTGGCTTTCAGATATAATGGTGGAATTCAGGGAAAAGTATCCTAATGTTACTTATGAGTTCACTTTGGGAAACAGCAAAGAAATTCAGGATATGGTAAAAAACCAGTCCATAGATTTTGGATTTATGTATTCCCCTGTTATTTCTGAGTTGATTGGTGTCAAACTGACAGATGAAGAACTCTGCCTAATCGCCTCCCCCAATAACATTTTAAATAGAAAGATTACTTTTGAAGAATTGCCAGAATTAAATTTTGTCTGTTCAAAAGAAAATGAGGAATTCACCCTTTTAGAGGAATTGGCACTTAAGAAAGGCATCCGGTTAAATAAAGTATTAGAATCACCTGATTTTTTGTCATCCGTTGCCATGGCGGAAAAAGATTTAGGTCTGACCGTTATAAATAAAACCCTGGCAAAAAAATTGAAATACAATGTAAAAGTTATTGAATTAGCATTCGATACAAAAAAAGAAATCATTGTAGTGCTAAATGACTTAAACAGAATTTCCAGGACAGGTAAATGTTTTCTGGATTCATTAGTAGAAAAATACTGCTAA
- a CDS encoding FtsW/RodA/SpoVE family cell cycle protein — MQKYKGTNDTTNSKTDEFIIKVCEQIRWKKAHNSISEELINHIEDQKEVYIKKGQKEEEAEKNAISEMGDAVVVGQQLDWTHRPKPDWGILAIVGVCILISVALQYFISLNVTEGGWEARGYFYHYLKGIPFGIAAMIGMYFADYSIIGKYPKISYSTVLMVCVLMFNFAPRLNYVYIHVFYFAMLLIPLYAGFVYSQRGTGYLGLVYSGAVGVISCIVFEWGPSLVAVWMFSISGAVILTAGIKKDWFQIQKKYGLTLVWVPVGLLIAAPLIFCFRRFKYMFITDGAEYAQGYMLKMIRGFLSNSKLLGQGDLPPFITQESLNAANGRVIEEVLPSWHNDYCLTYMIHKFGWVAAVMVIALVVFLLIRLYKIVNTQSSQLGYIVALGVIMTIVSQCVIFLFANLGICGWHSHPLPFISPGNISFIINMGLMGLILSVYRNNSIVRDRMVKIKSAGKSKGSDMEQYSLKLGKWQVSIRKL, encoded by the coding sequence ATGCAGAAATATAAAGGGACAAATGATACCACCAACAGTAAGACTGATGAATTTATAATTAAAGTTTGTGAACAGATTCGCTGGAAAAAGGCGCACAATAGTATTTCGGAGGAATTGATAAATCACATAGAAGACCAGAAAGAAGTATATATTAAAAAAGGTCAAAAAGAAGAAGAGGCAGAGAAAAATGCCATATCAGAAATGGGCGATGCGGTCGTAGTAGGACAGCAGCTCGATTGGACTCACAGACCAAAGCCTGACTGGGGGATATTGGCAATAGTCGGGGTGTGTATATTAATAAGTGTAGCATTACAGTATTTTATTTCCTTAAATGTTACGGAAGGAGGCTGGGAGGCAAGGGGATATTTTTATCACTATTTAAAAGGCATACCATTTGGTATAGCTGCTATGATTGGGATGTATTTCGCGGATTACAGTATAATAGGAAAATATCCCAAGATATCATACAGCACTGTGCTCATGGTATGCGTATTAATGTTCAATTTTGCACCTCGATTGAATTATGTTTATATACATGTCTTTTATTTTGCCATGCTGTTGATACCACTTTATGCAGGATTTGTGTACAGCCAGCGTGGAACTGGATATTTAGGATTGGTTTACAGTGGTGCAGTAGGAGTGATTAGCTGTATCGTATTTGAGTGGGGACCATCGCTCGTGGCAGTATGGATGTTTTCCATAAGTGGTGCGGTTATACTTACGGCGGGCATTAAAAAAGATTGGTTTCAGATACAAAAGAAATATGGCTTAACTTTAGTCTGGGTACCTGTGGGACTTTTAATAGCAGCACCTTTGATTTTTTGCTTCAGACGATTTAAATATATGTTTATCACAGATGGAGCTGAATATGCTCAAGGCTATATGCTGAAAATGATAAGAGGTTTTCTTTCAAATTCAAAGTTATTGGGGCAGGGTGATTTGCCGCCTTTTATAACTCAAGAAAGTTTGAACGCTGCAAATGGAAGGGTTATAGAGGAAGTTCTGCCCTCTTGGCACAATGACTATTGTTTGACCTATATGATTCACAAGTTTGGATGGGTTGCTGCAGTAATGGTGATTGCTTTGGTGGTGTTTCTTTTAATCAGATTATATAAGATAGTAAATACGCAGAGTAGCCAGTTAGGATATATTGTGGCTTTAGGAGTGATTATGACTATAGTATCTCAGTGTGTAATTTTTTTGTTTGCGAACTTGGGTATATGCGGTTGGCATTCACATCCATTACCATTTATTTCTCCGGGAAATATAAGCTTCATTATCAATATGGGCCTGATGGGTCTGATACTTTCTGTGTATAGAAACAATTCAATTGTCCGGGACAGGATGGTTAAAATTAAATCAGCCGGAAAATCAAAAGGTTCGGACATGGAACAATATAGCCTGAAATTAGGGAAATGGCAGGTTTCCATCAGAAAGCTGTAG
- a CDS encoding permease prefix domain 1-containing protein encodes MPQCNEEQTFGKAGEYVKKVCEQIRWGRAHKVISEELLNHIEDQKEAFIKKGQKEQEAERNAVLEMGDAVKVGQQLDRTHRPKPEWGTMVILCICLILGAVVQFIVSYYSGMNGENYDSAFKDYLVSVPFGLAAFLFVYFADFSLIIRSPIFFYFSILAASAGIIINSTARFGTYGHILCTAMILCPMYAAIVYNYRNSRYDGIIKSGLIAVLTLGVFAYGGGYMACFLFAISGLIILSTAISKGWFLVKKWKAFLLVYVPALSVLMYTLLAIQAHISLRGRGIIFPLGSLIHQQESGDFYVLMVLKQYIQNLRLWGEGMPAFPNSLSPATIEKILPCWGSDYSLVYIAYKFGYVCAAILIAILVLLLIRMLVITLRQTSELGFIVCLSVTIELFIQSAFYILSNLGIMAAVAGPLPFITYEEKSFIANMYLMGLFLSAYRNKSIVSDKQATKSKSLCFWSILKKKKSTGGDNYAEI; translated from the coding sequence ATGCCACAGTGTAATGAAGAACAAACCTTTGGCAAAGCCGGTGAATATGTGAAAAAGGTATGCGAGCAGATTCGCTGGGGCAGAGCACACAAAGTAATCTCTGAGGAACTGCTGAATCACATAGAAGATCAGAAAGAGGCTTTCATCAAAAAAGGGCAGAAGGAACAAGAGGCAGAAAGAAATGCTGTATTAGAGATGGGCGATGCGGTTAAAGTAGGACAGCAGCTTGATCGGACTCACAGACCAAAGCCTGAATGGGGAACGATGGTAATCCTTTGTATTTGTCTTATACTAGGGGCTGTTGTGCAATTTATTGTTAGCTATTATTCGGGGATGAATGGTGAAAACTATGATTCTGCCTTTAAAGATTATTTAGTGTCTGTTCCATTTGGGCTGGCGGCTTTTTTATTTGTATATTTTGCAGACTTTTCTTTAATCATAAGAAGTCCAATATTTTTCTATTTTAGTATTTTAGCTGCTTCTGCGGGTATTATAATTAATTCTACAGCCAGGTTTGGAACCTATGGACATATCCTTTGCACGGCTATGATTTTGTGCCCCATGTATGCGGCTATTGTGTACAATTACAGGAATAGCCGGTATGACGGAATTATAAAATCAGGACTTATAGCTGTTTTAACTCTTGGAGTTTTTGCTTATGGGGGAGGATATATGGCATGTTTTCTATTTGCCATATCCGGGCTTATTATCCTGTCAACGGCCATCAGTAAAGGCTGGTTTTTAGTCAAGAAGTGGAAAGCATTCTTATTAGTATATGTTCCAGCCTTATCCGTATTAATGTATACTCTTTTAGCGATACAGGCACATATTAGCCTGAGGGGAAGAGGTATCATTTTTCCACTTGGTAGCTTGATTCACCAACAAGAAAGCGGAGATTTTTACGTTTTAATGGTGCTTAAGCAGTATATACAAAATCTAAGACTATGGGGGGAAGGAATGCCAGCCTTTCCTAATTCATTAAGTCCGGCGACCATTGAAAAAATATTACCCTGCTGGGGGTCTGATTACTCATTAGTTTATATTGCCTATAAATTTGGCTATGTTTGTGCGGCTATTTTAATTGCGATTCTAGTATTGCTACTTATAAGAATGCTTGTTATTACCTTAAGACAAACAAGTGAATTAGGATTTATTGTGTGTCTTTCTGTTACTATAGAACTTTTTATCCAATCGGCTTTTTATATATTAAGTAATCTTGGCATCATGGCAGCTGTAGCTGGACCATTGCCATTCATTACATATGAAGAAAAGAGTTTTATTGCCAATATGTACTTAATGGGACTGTTTTTATCGGCATATCGAAACAAATCTATAGTAAGTGATAAACAAGCGACAAAATCCAAAAGTTTATGTTTTTGGTCAATATTAAAAAAGAAAAAAAGTACTGGTGGTGACAACTATGCAGAAATATAA
- a CDS encoding PadR family transcriptional regulator, whose protein sequence is MKVDKSLTSGSTTMLILKLLENQDMYGYQMIEELENKSKNVFTLKAGTLYPILHSLEQQGMITAYEGLSEEGRTRKYYKITEKGKKLFSEKKEEWTVYAKAVKDVLGGVSYATV, encoded by the coding sequence ATGAAAGTAGATAAAAGCCTGACCAGCGGAAGCACTACCATGCTAATTCTTAAACTTTTGGAAAATCAGGATATGTATGGGTATCAGATGATAGAAGAACTGGAAAATAAGTCTAAAAATGTATTTACATTAAAGGCCGGGACCTTGTATCCGATTTTACATTCATTGGAGCAGCAGGGGATGATTACTGCTTATGAAGGATTATCGGAAGAGGGGCGTACAAGAAAGTATTATAAGATTACAGAAAAGGGTAAAAAACTTTTTTCAGAAAAGAAAGAGGAATGGACTGTTTATGCCAAAGCAGTAAAAGACGTGCTGGGAGGTGTTTCTTATGCCACAGTGTAA
- a CDS encoding VanZ family protein — protein MLISQILWMFRQFLIFAVLGVAGLAVIFSIIYFVIYKKVMKGQKRINFKQTIKIGLFMCYILMVLYATLFSRESMGYCSVNLDLFSSYREAWNSFTLRGWQLLILNIVMFVPFGMLLPLIHKKFKSMIWTASASALFTLVIETVQLVFNLGVFEADDLMNNFAGAMIGYGLTMVVLTVLHKEGAWPRKVICYLLPLLLVACVYAGIFIKYHTNELGNLAEAYSQEIRCENAQIHSDITLSKESKKGVIYKTKVYDKKTGAEYAEQIFKTMGIPVKKLGIVQYNDNAIYSTLYHDKEHTLWMDYAGGLYDYTDYSFGDFKTASGMAQEEAVLSALKKMNVVVPEGLNFVSEEQDGQFCFKADMIKYQNKYLLGDLRGTIYEDGVIRNLSNYLATLEKYKDVDMMSESEAFDEIKQGKFKLYLEDELSSLTVQAVKLEYRPDSKGFYQPVYSFKVRINGKEDFIDIPALI, from the coding sequence ATGTTAATTTCACAGATTTTATGGATGTTTAGACAATTTTTAATTTTTGCAGTACTGGGTGTGGCTGGTTTAGCCGTTATATTTTCAATCATTTATTTTGTCATATATAAAAAAGTAATGAAGGGACAGAAAAGAATAAACTTTAAGCAGACTATAAAAATAGGCCTGTTTATGTGCTATATTCTAATGGTTTTGTATGCTACTTTGTTTAGCAGAGAGTCAATGGGATATTGCTCTGTAAATCTGGACCTGTTCAGCTCATATCGTGAAGCGTGGAACAGTTTTACTCTGAGAGGATGGCAACTTTTAATTTTAAATATTGTCATGTTTGTTCCTTTTGGTATGCTGTTGCCTTTAATTCATAAAAAGTTTAAAAGTATGATATGGACAGCTTCTGCAAGTGCATTATTTACGCTGGTTATTGAAACAGTACAACTAGTCTTTAATCTTGGAGTTTTCGAGGCAGATGACTTAATGAACAATTTCGCTGGTGCCATGATAGGATATGGGCTGACCATGGTTGTATTGACAGTATTACATAAAGAAGGAGCATGGCCAAGGAAAGTCATATGTTATTTATTGCCGTTATTACTGGTTGCCTGCGTGTATGCAGGGATTTTTATAAAATATCATACCAATGAGCTGGGAAACCTTGCTGAAGCTTATAGCCAGGAAATCAGGTGCGAAAACGCACAAATCCATTCAGATATAACCCTGTCAAAAGAAAGTAAAAAAGGTGTTATATATAAAACAAAGGTGTATGACAAGAAAACAGGAGCTGAATACGCAGAACAGATTTTTAAGACTATGGGGATACCTGTGAAGAAGCTGGGCATCGTTCAGTATAATGATAACGCAATCTATTCCACGTTATATCATGATAAGGAGCACACCCTATGGATGGACTATGCTGGAGGACTATACGATTACACAGATTATTCCTTTGGAGACTTTAAAACGGCCAGTGGGATGGCTCAGGAAGAGGCTGTACTTTCCGCATTGAAGAAAATGAATGTGGTTGTGCCAGAAGGACTAAACTTTGTCAGTGAGGAACAGGACGGACAATTTTGTTTTAAAGCAGATATGATAAAATATCAGAACAAATATCTTTTAGGAGACCTTAGGGGTACTATTTATGAAGATGGTGTTATAAGAAATTTAAGTAATTACCTGGCAACTTTGGAAAAATATAAGGATGTAGATATGATGAGCGAATCAGAAGCTTTTGATGAAATTAAACAGGGGAAATTTAAACTGTATCTGGAAGATGAACTGTCTTCTCTTACAGTTCAAGCTGTGAAATTAGAATATAGACCAGACAGCAAGGGATTCTATCAACCAGTTTATAGTTTTAAAGTACGAATTAATGGAAAAGAAGATTTCATAGACATACCAGCTTTGATTTAA